A section of the Candidatus Acetothermia bacterium genome encodes:
- a CDS encoding ThiF family adenylyltransferase gives MDERFIRQTILPQLGPQGQRRLREARALVAGCGALGTHTAEALLRAGVRRLLLVDRDVVEVHNLHRVALLTPADLGRPKAEATAEALLRIDPEAELIPYTAHLGPTLAEELVPKVDLVVDGLDNLETRYLVNDACVKHRLPWIYTAVLATYGMTMAIVPGQGPCLRCLFPTPPAPGALPTCAESGILGPVPQALAAIQAATAIQVLTRSPDLRPGELLHLDLWTHRAERVTVARAAGCPTCGERRFEFLAQGSETSVLCGDAIQVLPRHRGPSDLAHLAARLAPLGEVRLEKGLLVAQIGEVALTVFPDGRALVKGVRDPKRAQALYDQYLSR, from the coding sequence ATGGACGAACGGTTCATCCGCCAGACGATCCTGCCGCAACTCGGGCCGCAAGGACAGCGCCGGCTCAGGGAGGCGCGGGCCCTCGTGGCCGGGTGTGGGGCCTTGGGCACCCACACCGCGGAGGCCCTGCTGCGGGCCGGGGTGCGCCGGCTCCTCCTCGTGGACCGGGATGTGGTGGAGGTCCATAACCTACACCGGGTGGCCCTGCTCACCCCCGCCGACCTCGGCCGCCCCAAGGCGGAGGCCACGGCCGAGGCCCTCCTCCGGATCGATCCGGAGGCCGAGCTCATCCCTTACACCGCCCACCTCGGGCCCACCCTCGCCGAGGAGCTCGTCCCCAAGGTGGACCTCGTCGTGGACGGGTTGGACAACCTGGAGACCCGCTACCTCGTGAACGACGCGTGCGTGAAGCACAGGCTCCCCTGGATCTACACCGCGGTGCTCGCCACGTACGGGATGACCATGGCCATCGTGCCCGGACAGGGGCCATGCCTGCGATGCCTGTTCCCCACGCCCCCGGCCCCCGGGGCGCTGCCCACCTGCGCCGAGAGCGGGATCCTCGGGCCGGTGCCCCAAGCCCTGGCCGCGATCCAGGCGGCCACCGCGATCCAGGTCCTCACCCGCAGCCCGGACCTCCGCCCCGGGGAGCTCCTCCACCTGGACCTGTGGACCCACCGCGCGGAGCGGGTGACGGTGGCGCGGGCCGCTGGCTGCCCCACCTGTGGGGAGCGGCGGTTCGAGTTCCTGGCCCAGGGGTCCGAGACGAGCGTGCTGTGCGGGGATGCGATCCAGGTGTTGCCGAGGCACCGCGGGCCCTCGGACCTGGCGCACTTGGCCGCCCGGCTCGCCCCCTTGGGCGAGGTACGGCTGGAAAAGGGGCTGCTCGTGGCCCAGATCGGGGAGGTCGCGCTGACCGTGTTCCCGGATGGGCGGGCCCTGGTCAAGGGGGTCCGCGACCCGAAGCGGGCCCAAGCCCTGTACGACCAGTACCTGTCTAGGTGA
- a CDS encoding uracil-DNA glycosylase, translating into MDLSLADLAACVRGCTRCPLGATRRNLVFGEGNPHAELMFVGEGPGEVEDETGRPFVGPAGQLLTQVLNAVSLSREQVYITNVVKCRPPGNRVPTRSEMEACWEWLAAQIALIRPRIIVTLGNTPTQWFLGKNEGIGQLRGRFYRWKGGIEVFPMFHPSFLLRNPSKVKGSPKHLTWLDIQAVKDRTSFLRCPTPTA; encoded by the coding sequence GTGGACCTTTCCCTTGCCGACCTTGCTGCCTGCGTTCGGGGCTGCACCCGGTGCCCCCTTGGGGCGACGCGGCGCAACCTCGTGTTCGGCGAGGGGAACCCCCACGCCGAGCTCATGTTCGTCGGCGAGGGGCCGGGTGAGGTGGAGGACGAGACCGGTCGTCCGTTCGTGGGCCCGGCCGGACAGCTCCTGACCCAGGTCCTGAACGCGGTGAGCTTGTCCCGGGAACAGGTGTACATCACCAACGTGGTGAAGTGTCGGCCGCCGGGGAACCGGGTCCCGACCCGCTCGGAGATGGAGGCATGCTGGGAGTGGCTCGCTGCCCAGATCGCGCTGATCCGGCCGCGGATCATCGTGACCCTGGGCAACACCCCGACCCAGTGGTTCCTCGGCAAGAACGAGGGCATCGGGCAACTGCGGGGGCGGTTCTACCGGTGGAAGGGGGGCATCGAGGTGTTCCCCATGTTCCACCCGAGCTTCCTTCTCAGGAACCCGAGCAAGGTCAAAGGGAGCCCCAAGCATCTGACATGGTTGGACATCCAGGCGGTGAAGGACAGGACCTCGTTCCTCCGCTGCCCGACCCCAACAGCCTGA
- a CDS encoding tetratricopeptide repeat protein gives MVGHPGGEGQDLVPPLPDPNSLSAGDRERVVAQALARAEELRRGRRYKEGIDLLVDVLSYGLDKAQVYFRLGNLYFDAGDLGRAEYAYQRAIQEDPKHAAAHHNLGVVYRRQKKISQSVKMLKKARSLELRYPRRVPLSPEQKRVVKRLALPMMLVPVAILAIILLVFWLVDRLT, from the coding sequence ATGGTTGGACATCCAGGCGGTGAAGGACAGGACCTCGTTCCTCCGCTGCCCGACCCCAACAGCCTGAGCGCCGGGGACCGGGAGCGGGTGGTGGCCCAGGCCTTGGCCCGGGCGGAGGAGCTGCGCCGGGGGCGCCGGTACAAGGAAGGCATCGACCTCCTCGTGGACGTGCTGAGCTATGGGCTCGACAAGGCCCAGGTCTACTTCCGCCTTGGCAACCTCTACTTCGACGCCGGGGATCTCGGCCGGGCCGAGTACGCGTACCAGCGGGCGATCCAGGAGGACCCCAAGCACGCCGCCGCCCACCACAACCTGGGGGTCGTCTACCGCCGCCAGAAGAAGATCTCCCAGTCCGTGAAGATGCTGAAGAAGGCGCGGTCCCTCGAGCTTCGCTACCCGCGTCGGGTTCCGCTTTCCCCGGAGCAGAAGCGGGTGGTCAAGCGGCTGGCCCTGCCGATGATGCTCGTGCCCGTGGCGATCCTGGCGATCATCCTGCTCGTGTTCTGGCTGGTGGACCGGCTCACCTAG
- the truD gene encoding tRNA pseudouridine(13) synthase TruD, with translation MRFKHVPEDFQVEELLSIRPEPRGTYPVYRVEKRGLPTLAVHDRLAARFGIAPGAVRFPALKDKDALAVQYCTVDTRSASTWVSGPGFSARRVGFLPRPLSPRDLAGNRFRIVLRDLDPEEVPALRARWEALACAGFPNYFDLQRFGSWSRRLGFPGKLILQGDVEGALRCYLAEPLVGDPPGVLRFKRLAREHWGDWATLKAHAPKSNLRSVLSFLADHPTELKKALNLVTPRVLSLWLSAYQSFLWNRTASRHLAWRLQEAGVPPAYLATPFGALVSPADGVLAPPLSELLRLEIPLLSHRTRITDPAMGSIVEEVLREEGLRLPDLRARALHRVYLGQGTRRLWAVPTEAAWLGEDEDERFPGRRRVTMTFTLPPGSYATLLLRALAPTA, from the coding sequence ATGCGCTTCAAGCACGTCCCCGAGGACTTCCAGGTCGAGGAGCTCCTCTCCATCCGGCCCGAGCCCCGTGGGACCTATCCGGTGTACCGGGTGGAGAAGCGGGGCCTCCCCACCCTGGCCGTGCACGACCGCCTCGCCGCCCGGTTTGGCATCGCACCGGGGGCAGTGCGGTTCCCGGCGCTCAAGGACAAGGACGCCCTGGCCGTCCAGTACTGCACCGTGGATACGCGGTCAGCCTCGACGTGGGTTTCCGGGCCAGGGTTCTCCGCCCGTCGGGTGGGGTTCCTCCCCCGGCCGCTCTCGCCACGGGACCTCGCCGGAAACCGTTTCCGGATCGTGCTCCGCGACCTGGACCCTGAGGAAGTGCCGGCGCTGCGGGCGCGATGGGAGGCCCTCGCCTGTGCTGGGTTCCCCAACTACTTCGACCTCCAGCGGTTCGGGTCGTGGAGCCGGAGGCTTGGGTTCCCGGGGAAGCTCATCCTGCAAGGGGACGTCGAAGGGGCGCTGCGCTGCTACCTCGCCGAGCCCCTCGTCGGGGATCCTCCCGGGGTGCTCCGGTTCAAGCGCCTGGCCCGGGAGCACTGGGGGGACTGGGCAACCCTCAAGGCCCACGCCCCCAAGTCCAACCTGCGCAGCGTCCTTTCCTTCCTCGCCGATCACCCCACGGAGCTCAAGAAGGCCCTGAACCTGGTGACCCCCAGGGTGCTCTCCCTTTGGCTCTCCGCGTACCAAAGTTTCCTTTGGAACCGCACCGCTTCCCGCCACCTCGCCTGGCGGCTCCAGGAAGCGGGGGTGCCCCCAGCTTACCTTGCCACCCCGTTTGGGGCGCTCGTCTCCCCAGCGGACGGGGTCCTGGCCCCGCCCTTGAGCGAGCTCCTGCGCCTGGAGATCCCGCTTCTTTCGCACCGAACGCGGATCACCGATCCGGCGATGGGCTCGATCGTGGAGGAGGTGCTCCGGGAGGAGGGGCTGAGGCTCCCGGATCTTCGGGCCCGCGCCCTCCACCGGGTCTACCTGGGCCAGGGGACGCGGCGGCTATGGGCAGTGCCGACCGAAGCCGCTTGGCTCGGGGAGGACGAGGACGAACGCTTCCCGGGCCGCCGAAGGGTGACCATGACCTTCACCCTCCCCCCCGGAAGCTACGCCACCCTTCTCCTCCGGGCGCTGGCCCCCACCGCCTAG